The genome window CGCGCTCCGGCTGGGCCTCGGCGATCATCGTCCTCTTCAGCTGCATTCGGCCTGCGTACCGGCGCTTTCGCCGTTGCATCGTCGGCCGTCTTCACTTCAGGCTGCCGCTTGCGGGATTCTTCTTCCGCTTTGTGCTTGGCCTCGGCTTCCTTGCGCAGGCGTTCTTCTTCCTCAGCCTGACGGCGGGCGGAATCTTCACGCTCCTTGGCGCGCAACGCATCTTCTTCCGCACGGCGTGCAGCTTCAATGGCAGCCTTGGCGCGATCTTCCGCGTCGCGGGCCTTCGAACCTTCAAGCGCCTTGCGGCGCGCTTCGAGTTCGGCGGTCGAAAGCGTGTTCAGCACCATGCCAGAGCGATCATTCGAACGCTGGCCGGACGGACGGTAGGATTGTTGTGCCGGGCGCTGTTGCTGCGAAGGCGCAGATGGGCGTGTGCTTGGCTGAGCGGCAGGCGCAGCTGCGGCAGGCGCTGCCGGACGCGGCGCTGGAGCAGCTGTTGGCTGCGGTGCAGCAGCAGCCGGCTGTGGGGCAGGGCGCGCTGGCGCTGGCGCCGCTGCTGCGGGCGCAGGCGCTGCAACTGGCGATGGGGCCGGAGCCGGAGCCGCGACAACGGGAGGTGCAACCTCCGGCTTGTGGTCCGGCAGGCTGAACTTGCGCTTCTTGGTTTCAACGACAACAGACTTCGTACGCCCGTGGCTGAAGTTCTGGCGCACCGTGCTTTGCTCAACGCCGGGCCGCTTCAGGGTCAGGGTTTTCTTGTTGACGCCAAGCGTCTTGTCGTCTGTCGATTTTGTATCGCTCATTCCGTTTCCGTTTCCTTCGCGGCAGCTGCCGCTTTAGCGTCGGCCCGATCCGTGGGGCCATCGCGAAAATGCTGTAGCAGCCAGGCTCGTTTAACGAACCCGGCAGCTGCCGTTCCCTTGAGTACGGCAGCATGTATCACATTTACCCCACCCAATGCCAAATCCATTTCACTGCTTTCGAACAATGAAAGGGCGGGTATTTCCGGTCCGCCCGCATAAACAACCGAACGGCGGGCCTGGTCAAGTTTGCGGACGCCATCTTCCGCCGCTTCAAATGCGTGAAGAACGAGAGCAGCAGTGCCGTTGCGGATGGCAGCGTCCACTTTTGCGGCCCCTGTTACCACAACACCGGCCTTTCGCGCCAACCCAAAACTTCCGAGCGCTGATTTTGCAAGCATCTGGTCCACGACCAGCCCGAAATCTTCGGGAACAATGACATTGCTTTTCAAACCGCGCGGAAAGAGCTTTCGCTTGACCGCTTCATCAATATAACGCCGCTGGGCCTTCACCCAACACCCCCGGCCGGGAAGATTGCGCTTCAAATCAGCAACAATCGTCCCACCATCGGGGCCGGCGACGAACCGGATCATATCATCGACAGTACCGCTTTCACGCGTGACAATGCACGTCCTGTCGTTCATTTCCGGTTCCACGCCTTGATCACTCTTCATCATTTCCGCATGACCTTGTTCAAAAAATCATGCACTTCCAGGATCGAGCGTTAACCGGCGACCTCTTCATCTGCCTCTGCTTCAGGCTCGGCGGCAGCAAGATCTTCTTCTGTGATCCAGCCCGCCTTGAGGCGCGCGGCAAGAACCATCTGCTCGGCATCGGCGCGGCTGACTTCGAACGACGACAGGATGCCGGGATAGTTGATTGTCTCACCATCCTTGCGTTCACGCCAGCCCGTCAATTCATCAACCGCATATCCGGCGAAGTCTTCGATCGTCTTGACGCCGTCTTCGCCGACAGCCACGAGAATTGCATTCGTCATGCCCGGCAGATCACGAAGTTCATCGGCAACCCCCAATTCCTTGCGGCGGGCATCCCGTTCCTCTTCGATGCGGCCAAGATATTCCTGGGCGCGCTGCTGGATTTCTGTCGCCGTTTCCTCATCGAAACCATCGATGGAGGAAATGTCGTCGCTATCCACGTAGGCGATTTCTTCGACGCTTGCAAAACCTTCGGACGCAAGAACCTGGCCGACCATCTCGTCGACATCAAGCGCTTCCATGAAGAGGTTCGAGCGTTCGACGAATTCCTTCTGGCGTCGCTCGGACTCTTCCTGCTCGGTGAGGATGTCGATATCCCAGCCTGTGAGCTGCGAGGCCAGACGTACATTCTGACCCCGACGACCGATTGCAAGTGATAGTTGGTCATCCGGGACCACAACTTCAATACGCTCGGCGTCTTCGTCGAGAACAACTTTTGCAACTTCAGCAGGCTGAAGCGCATTGACGATGAACGAAGCGGGTTCTGGCGACCATGGAATAATGTCGATCTTTTCACCCTGCAACTCGCCGACAACGGCCTGAACGCGCGAACCGCGCATACCAACGCAGGCACCGACAGGATCGATCGAGGAATCACGGGAAATCACAGCAATCTTGGCGCGCGAGCCGGGATCGCGGGCGACCGACTTGATCTCGATGATGCCATCATAGATTTCCGGCACTTCCATGGTGAAGAGCTTTGCCATGAACTGCGGATGGGTGCGGCTCAGGAAAATTTGCGGCCCGCGCTGTTCGCGGCGCACGTCATAGACATAGGCGCGCACACGATCGCCGTAGCGGAAAGTTTCGCGGGGGATCAATTCGTCACGGCGTACGATGGCTTCACCGCGGCCAAGATCGACGATCACATTGCCATATTCCACGCGCTTGACGCTGCCGTTGATGATTTCACCGACGCGATCCTTGTATTCGTCATACTGACGATCACGCTCGGCCTCGCGCACCTTCTGCACGATGACCTGCTTGGCAGACTGGGCAGCGATACGGCCGAAATCCATCGGCGGCAGCTGGTCGGCGAGAAAATCGCCGGGCTGCGCATCGGGATTGCGGTCGCGAGCGGCGTCCATGCCGATCTGGGTGACCGGATCTTCCACCGTTTCGACCACTTCGAGCAGGCGCTGCAATTTGATTTCGCCGGTCTTCGCATTGATATCGGCGCGGATATTGGTTTCCTGGCCATAACGCGAGCGAGCGGCTTTCTGAATGGCATCGGCCATCGCCGCAATCACGATCTCGCGGTCAATCGACTTCTCGCGTGCCACCGCATCGGCGATCTGCAGAAGTTCTAGCCTGTTTGCACTGACTGCCATGTTCTTCTCCTTGGGTTCACCGCCACGCTTCTCCCGCGGGCGTATGAAATTCAATCCTGTTTTGTCTGTTCTTGCTCGGCGGCCGAAGCTTCTGCCTCGTCTGCGGAGCCTGCGCTGTCTTCCGGAATCCGGCCTTCGCGCAAATCCTTGTCGCGGCGCAGGGCATCGCGAATGAGATCATCCGTCAAAATAAGCCGCGCTTCCGAGATCATTTCGAACGGCACCTCGACGACAGGTTTGTCGCCATAGCTCGCCTGATCGCTCTCGACCGTCACGGCATCGCCGGTAACTTCAGCGATCCGGCCGCGAAACTTCTTGCGCCCATCGAGGACGGCGGACGTATCGATCTTGACGATATGACCGGTCCAGGTGACGAAATCCGATTTGCGAACCAGCGGACGGTCGATACCGGGCGACGACACTTCCAGATGGTAATGGCGGTCGATCGGATCCTCGACGTCCAGCACCGGGGACAATGTCCTGCTGACCAGTTCGCAATCCTCGACGGTCATTGTGCCGTCGTGGCGCTCGGTCATGATCTGCAAAGTCAGTCCATTGAGACCCGAAAGGCGAACACGCACCAGGCGAAAACCGATGGAGCCCAATACCGGCTCAATGATACCTGCTACACGGGCATCAACACCTGTTTCAGTGATAATCCGTTCTTCGAGCCCAGCGGAGGCCGTCTCGTGCTCTGTTTCAGCGCCGTCTGTCACGCAAATTTTTTCCCTGTTTCGGCCCCAAGAAACAAAAAAGAGCGGGACCGGTCTGGACCCACTCCTGTTCTATCGACCAAGAATATGACTTCTATATACCGAAATGACATGCAGGTTTCAAGCGCAGAGGTGAATTTCTGCCCGTTGTTTGCCGCTCGCCCATTGGGCAATGCATTTTCGCATAGCTGCCCTGCACTATCAGACCTAAACTTATGCGGGCATCTCTCCTATTTATGTTGCATCGCAGCATCATGCGAAAGGATAGAAAAATGACCAAGAGACATATTCCGACGAAGATCGGCCGCCTGCTCAACGTGTTCGGCAGCGCTGTGGCAGTTGCATCGGCAACGCGTATCGGCCATCCGCCGGTTGCTTCCGACCTGCGTGCCCTCGGCATCGATCCGGTCCAGTTCAGCACCATCCACCGGAACTAATCAGTCCCGGTGGACGACGGCTGAGCTGATCAGTCTTCACTCGCCGCCAGCGCCGAGAGCACCTTGCCTTTGCCGCGCGCGCGCATAATAAGCGGCACGACGACAGCGCAAACTGCAAGCACCAGCAGAATCACTGCTATGGGCGACCCGACGAGCACTGTCACATCACCCTGGCTGATCGCCAGTGCACGCCGCAACTGCTGTTCGGCCATCGGCCCCAAAATCAAACCGACAACGACCGGCGCGATCGGGTAGCCGAAGCGGCGCAAAATATATCCGAGCACACCGAACGCCAGCAGCATGCCAAGTTCGAACGTCGAAGGATTGGCGCCAATGGTACCGAGCGTGGCGAAGACGAGAATTCCCGCATAGAGCCAGTGCCGCGGGATCGACAGCAACCGCACCCAAAGTCCCACCAGCGGCAGGTTCAGAACCAGCAGCATGAAGTTTGCAACGAGCAAGCTGGCGATCAGGCCCCAGACGATCTGTGGATTGTTGGCAAACAGCAGCGGCCCGGGTTGAAGGCCAAATTGCTGGAATCCTGCAAGCATGATCGCAGCGGTTGCGCTGGTCGGCAGACCAAGCGTCAGCAGAGGAACCAGCGTTCCGGCAGCCGACGCGTTGTTGGCGGCTTCAGGTCCAGCAACGCCTTCAATGGCGCCATGGCCAAACTCTTCCGGCTTCTTCGCCAACTGCTTTTCCACCGAATAGGACAGGAACGTGCCGATCTCGGCGCCGCCAGCGGGCATCGCGCCAATCGGGAATCCGATGAACGTTCCGCGCAACCATGGCTTCCAGGAACGCGACCAATCCTCCCTGCTCATCCAGACCGAACCCTTGACCGGCTCAATCTTTTCTTCGCCGTACCGATGGGAGGCAGCAACGCTCAATGTCTCGCCGATCGCAAAGAGCGCGACCGCCAGCGTTGTGACTTCCACGCCGTCGAGCAGGTCCGGGATGCCGAACGCAAGGCGAGCCTGCCCGGTCTGAAGATCAATGCCAATCAGGCCAAGTGCCAGGCCGAGGAACAGCGCAGTCAGCCCACGCAACGTGGAATCGCCGAACGCCGCCGAAACGGTCATGAACGCCAGGATCATCAGGGCGAAATATTCCGCAGGTCCAAACGACAGTGCAAATTTGACGATGGTCGGAGCGATCAGCGCAAGCGCCATTGTCGCGATCAAACCGGCAACGAAGGAACCAATAGCCGCCGTTGCAAGTGCAGGACCACCCCGCCCAGCCCGCGCCATCTTGTTCCCCTCAAGGGCAGTGACGATCGAAGAGCTCTCGCCCGGTGTATTCAACAGGATCGACGTGGTTGAGCCGCCATACATGCCGCCGTAGTAGATACCCGCGAACATGATAAGCGATCCGCCAGGATCAAGCTTATAGGTGACGGGAAGCAGCAGTGCGACTGTAAGTGCTGGTCCGATGCCTGGAAGAACACCGACAGCAGTGCCCAATGTCACGCCAACCAAAGCATAAAGCAGGTTGAGCGGCTGCATCGCGACGGCGAAACCATGTGCCAATAAGGTAAAACTATCCATAGCGGGATCCAGAGCCTTCCCTTAAATGAGACGTTCGAGCGGTCCGGCCGGGAGCGACAACTGCAGCCCCTTGGCGAAAATGACCCAGACGATGAATGACAGAACGATGCCGATCGGAATCGTCATCCACAACGGGCCCTTGCCAAAAGCGCGCGCAGTGGCGGCAAACAGCAGTGCGGTCGCGATGGCAAAGCCAGTGATATGGAGGAGCAGCATCTGAGCGGCCAGGCCGCCGATGACCCAGATAACAGGCTGAATTTCCTGTTCTTCGCGTTCGGGAAAATCGCCGCGCATCGCTTCGAAGGCCGTCCAGATCGCCAGGACAAACAAACATCCAGCAATGGTATAGGGAAACGCCGACGGACCGATTCTCGTCGCGCTTCCGCCATGGGCCGTTGCCGTGCTGTAAACGATGACCGCCGCAAGTATCGCAATAACGGCGGCAATGACCAGCGCCGCCCTGTCGGGGCGGCGCTCTTCGGAAGACGGTGACTCTTGCGTCATTTTACGAGGCCAATATCTTTCAGGATTGCCGATGTTGCTTCGGTATCCTTTGCCAGCTGTGCCTTGAATGCGTCGCCAGCGAGGTAAGTGTCAGCCCAGCCCTTGGCCTTGAGCTGATCCTGCCAGCTCTTCGACTTCACCAGCTTTTCAACGTCGGCGCCGATTGCCGCTTCCTGCTCCGCGGAAATGCCGGGGGCAGCAGCGACCATGCGCCAGTTCTGGATGGAAACGTCAACGCCAGCTTCCTTGAAGGTCGGAGCATCGATGCCTTCGACCTTGGCATCGCTCGAAATGCCGATGATGCGCAGGGCCCCCGACTTGATCTGCGATTCGAATTCGCCATAACCGGAAATGCCGACTGTAACCTGGCCACCAAGGATAGCAGCCAATGCTTCGCCGCCACCGGAGAAGGCGATGTAATTGACCTTCGTCGGGTCAACTCCTGCGGCCTTTGCGATCAGGCCAGCAGTGATGTGGTCGGTACCACCTGCAGAACCACCACCCCACGATACGGCGCCTGGATCGGCTTTCAGCTTCTCGACGAGGTCGGCCATGGACTTGATCGGCGACGCGGCTGGAACGACCAGCGCTTCAAACTCGCCGGTCAGACGCGCAATCGGCGTAACCTGATCGAGTGTGACCGGCGAGGCATTGGTCAAGATCGCGCCGACCATGACATAGCCGCCAACGATGAGCTGCGATGGATCACCCTTGGCCGAGTTGGCAAACTGCGCGAGGCCAATCGTACCACCGGCACCCGGCACATTGACGACCTGAACGCTGCCGGAGATTTTCTCGTCCTGCAGGGCGGTCTGGATTGTGCGCGCGGTCTGGTCCCAACCGCCGCCTGGAGCTGCAGGAGCCATGATCTTGTAGTCGGCGGCAAAAGCCTGACCGGACAGAACCATCGCTCCGGCAGCAACGAAAGCAAGCAACATCTTACGCATTCTGGAAGTCCTCCCATGACGGCCATCGGCCATCGATTTTTGATAGGTCTCTGAAGAAGCGGGAAGGTGCCGAAAGTCAAAGCTGGTTGGCAAACGAAACCAAACCCCAGACTTGACGATATGAATGTATGGACAGCCTCCCAGCAGTCTCCTCATCCGTAAAATGATACTAGAAAACTGTCAGGAAGCTGTCACGCGAAATGCAAAACAAATTGAAGGGGAGCAGAGATACGTCCTAACGCCGCAGGAACGTCAGATAGGCGCCGATCCTGCCTTCACGATGCGCCTTTTGTTCGTAGCGCGTGCCGGGCCATGCCTCATAGGGCGTGTGCCAATCGGCTGAAGTCTCGGCTTGCCATTCGAATTCGTCGTGGGCACGGCAATGCTGCAGTGTCCAGTTCACATAAGTATCGATATCCGAGGCAAAACGGAAACGGCTTCCTGATTTCAGGACCCGGGCAAAGCGGTCGAGATTTTTTTGGCTGACGAAGCGGCGCTTCCAGTGTTTCTTCTTCGGCCAGGGGTCCGGGTAGAACAGATCGATGCCGTCCAACGAAGCAGCCGGTAGCCAGTCGAGTACCTGCGTTGCGTCGTCATCGTAGAGGCTGATGTTCTGCAAGGGATTTTCGTGCAGATCGACAACCAGCTTCGCCATGCTGTTGACGAAAGGCTCGACGCCGATAAATCCGGATTTGGGGCAGCGCGATGCTTCATGCAACAGATGCTCACCGCCGCCAAAGCCGATCTCCATCCGCACCACCTCGACCTCCGCAGTAAACAGACTGCGAAGGTCGGCGGGTGCCGGTGTGGTCAGATCGAGTTTGAGCAGCGGCAGCAATTCATCGCGGATCGAACGCTGCATAGGGCGCAGCGTCTTACCGCTTCTTCTGCCGAAGAATGCTTCCGTAGAACGTTCGCGCCTTGGTTCACTCATGGGCATGGATGCAATGGCCGCTCAAGCGGCCAGAGCGGACTTCAGCTGCTTTGCCAGATCGGTCTTCTCCCAGGAGAAGGAACCGTCACGGCCCGGCTTGCGGCCAAAATGACCATAGGCGGACGTCTTGGCGTAGATCGGCTTGTTGAGGTCGAGGTGTTTGCGGATGCCGGTAGGCGAAAGATCCATGACCTTGCGCAGGGCAGCTTCGACCGCATCCTCCTTCACGTTACCCGTTCCGTGCAGGTCAACGTAAACCGAAAGAGGCTGGGCGACACCGATCGCATAGGAAAGCTGGATCGTGCAACGGTCGGCAAAGCCGGCGGCAACGACGTTCTTTGCAAGGTAGCGTGCAGCATAAGCGGCAGAACGGTCGACCTTGGTTGTGTCCTTGCCGGAAAACGCGCCGCCGCCATGGGGAGCTGCACCACCATAGGTGTCGACAATGATCTTGCGGCCGGTCAGGCCGGCATCACCATCCGGACCGCCGATGACGAACTTGCCGGTCGGGTTGATGTACCAGACGCAATCGTCGGCAATCTTCAGGTCGCCCAGAGCTTCACGAATGTAAGGCTCGACAACCTTGCGAACCTTCGTGGAATCCCAGCTCGCATCGAGATGCTGTGTCGACAGAACGATCTGCGTGGTTTCGGCTGCAACGCCATTGATGTAGCGGACTGTGACCTGGCTCTTGGCATCCGGTCCAAGTTTGCCGGCATCGCCTTCACCCTTGTGACGGGCAGCAGCCAAAAGCTCGAGAATCTTGTGGGAGTAATAGATCGGAGCAGGCATGAGGTCCGGTGTTTCACGGCAGGCATAACCGAACATGATGCCCTGATCGCCCGCACCTTCTTCGCCCTGGCGATCGGCCGCATTGTCGACGCCCTGTGCAATGTCCGCGGACTGCGGGTGCAAGAGGACCTCGATCTTCGCGGTCTTCCAGTTGAAGCCGTCCTGCTCATAGCCGATATCGCGAATGGCACGGCGGGCAGCCGCGCGGAACCGCGATGGATTGATCACCGGATGGCCCTTGGCATCCTTGATCACCACACCGCTCTTGTCCTTCTTCAGAAGCGTGTCCGGCACACGCACCTCACCGGCGATTACAACGCGGTTGGTGGTTGCCAGGGTTTCGCAAGCGATACGCACAGTCCACGGATCAACACCCGTCTTCTTTGCCTCTTTATAGATCATGTCTACGATTTCATCGGAAATGCGGTCACAGACCTTGTCTG of Phyllobacterium zundukense contains these proteins:
- a CDS encoding RNA-binding protein encodes the protein MNDRTCIVTRESGTVDDMIRFVAGPDGGTIVADLKRNLPGRGCWVKAQRRYIDEAVKRKLFPRGLKSNVIVPEDFGLVVDQMLAKSALGSFGLARKAGVVVTGAAKVDAAIRNGTAALVLHAFEAAEDGVRKLDQARRSVVYAGGPEIPALSLFESSEMDLALGGVNVIHAAVLKGTAAAGFVKRAWLLQHFRDGPTDRADAKAAAAAKETETE
- the nusA gene encoding transcription termination factor NusA; its protein translation is MAVSANRLELLQIADAVAREKSIDREIVIAAMADAIQKAARSRYGQETNIRADINAKTGEIKLQRLLEVVETVEDPVTQIGMDAARDRNPDAQPGDFLADQLPPMDFGRIAAQSAKQVIVQKVREAERDRQYDEYKDRVGEIINGSVKRVEYGNVIVDLGRGEAIVRRDELIPRETFRYGDRVRAYVYDVRREQRGPQIFLSRTHPQFMAKLFTMEVPEIYDGIIEIKSVARDPGSRAKIAVISRDSSIDPVGACVGMRGSRVQAVVGELQGEKIDIIPWSPEPASFIVNALQPAEVAKVVLDEDAERIEVVVPDDQLSLAIGRRGQNVRLASQLTGWDIDILTEQEESERRQKEFVERSNLFMEALDVDEMVGQVLASEGFASVEEIAYVDSDDISSIDGFDEETATEIQQRAQEYLGRIEEERDARRKELGVADELRDLPGMTNAILVAVGEDGVKTIEDFAGYAVDELTGWRERKDGETINYPGILSSFEVSRADAEQMVLAARLKAGWITEEDLAAAEPEAEADEEVAG
- the rimP gene encoding ribosome maturation factor RimP — its product is MTDGAETEHETASAGLEERIITETGVDARVAGIIEPVLGSIGFRLVRVRLSGLNGLTLQIMTERHDGTMTVEDCELVSRTLSPVLDVEDPIDRHYHLEVSSPGIDRPLVRKSDFVTWTGHIVKIDTSAVLDGRKKFRGRIAEVTGDAVTVESDQASYGDKPVVEVPFEMISEARLILTDDLIRDALRRDKDLREGRIPEDSAGSADEAEASAAEQEQTKQD
- a CDS encoding tripartite tricarboxylate transporter permease, whose amino-acid sequence is MDSFTLLAHGFAVAMQPLNLLYALVGVTLGTAVGVLPGIGPALTVALLLPVTYKLDPGGSLIMFAGIYYGGMYGGSTTSILLNTPGESSSIVTALEGNKMARAGRGGPALATAAIGSFVAGLIATMALALIAPTIVKFALSFGPAEYFALMILAFMTVSAAFGDSTLRGLTALFLGLALGLIGIDLQTGQARLAFGIPDLLDGVEVTTLAVALFAIGETLSVAASHRYGEEKIEPVKGSVWMSREDWSRSWKPWLRGTFIGFPIGAMPAGGAEIGTFLSYSVEKQLAKKPEEFGHGAIEGVAGPEAANNASAAGTLVPLLTLGLPTSATAAIMLAGFQQFGLQPGPLLFANNPQIVWGLIASLLVANFMLLVLNLPLVGLWVRLLSIPRHWLYAGILVFATLGTIGANPSTFELGMLLAFGVLGYILRRFGYPIAPVVVGLILGPMAEQQLRRALAISQGDVTVLVGSPIAVILLVLAVCAVVVPLIMRARGKGKVLSALAASED
- a CDS encoding tripartite tricarboxylate transporter TctB family protein produces the protein MTQESPSSEERRPDRAALVIAAVIAILAAVIVYSTATAHGGSATRIGPSAFPYTIAGCLFVLAIWTAFEAMRGDFPEREEQEIQPVIWVIGGLAAQMLLLHITGFAIATALLFAATARAFGKGPLWMTIPIGIVLSFIVWVIFAKGLQLSLPAGPLERLI
- a CDS encoding Bug family tripartite tricarboxylate transporter substrate binding protein: MRKMLLAFVAAGAMVLSGQAFAADYKIMAPAAPGGGWDQTARTIQTALQDEKISGSVQVVNVPGAGGTIGLAQFANSAKGDPSQLIVGGYVMVGAILTNASPVTLDQVTPIARLTGEFEALVVPAASPIKSMADLVEKLKADPGAVSWGGGSAGGTDHITAGLIAKAAGVDPTKVNYIAFSGGGEALAAILGGQVTVGISGYGEFESQIKSGALRIIGISSDAKVEGIDAPTFKEAGVDVSIQNWRMVAAAPGISAEQEAAIGADVEKLVKSKSWQDQLKAKGWADTYLAGDAFKAQLAKDTEATSAILKDIGLVK
- the trmB gene encoding tRNA (guanine(46)-N(7))-methyltransferase TrmB; this encodes MSEPRRERSTEAFFGRRSGKTLRPMQRSIRDELLPLLKLDLTTPAPADLRSLFTAEVEVVRMEIGFGGGEHLLHEASRCPKSGFIGVEPFVNSMAKLVVDLHENPLQNISLYDDDATQVLDWLPAASLDGIDLFYPDPWPKKKHWKRRFVSQKNLDRFARVLKSGSRFRFASDIDTYVNWTLQHCRAHDEFEWQAETSADWHTPYEAWPGTRYEQKAHREGRIGAYLTFLRR
- the metK gene encoding methionine adenosyltransferase, whose amino-acid sequence is MTRSSYLFTSESVSEGHPDKVCDRISDEIVDMIYKEAKKTGVDPWTVRIACETLATTNRVVIAGEVRVPDTLLKKDKSGVVIKDAKGHPVINPSRFRAAARRAIRDIGYEQDGFNWKTAKIEVLLHPQSADIAQGVDNAADRQGEEGAGDQGIMFGYACRETPDLMPAPIYYSHKILELLAAARHKGEGDAGKLGPDAKSQVTVRYINGVAAETTQIVLSTQHLDASWDSTKVRKVVEPYIREALGDLKIADDCVWYINPTGKFVIGGPDGDAGLTGRKIIVDTYGGAAPHGGGAFSGKDTTKVDRSAAYAARYLAKNVVAAGFADRCTIQLSYAIGVAQPLSVYVDLHGTGNVKEDAVEAALRKVMDLSPTGIRKHLDLNKPIYAKTSAYGHFGRKPGRDGSFSWEKTDLAKQLKSALAA